A single Flavobacterium sp. 1 DNA region contains:
- the lptB gene encoding LPS export ABC transporter ATP-binding protein → MKLRAENLIKTYKGRSVVKGISVEVNQGEIVGLLGPNGAGKTTSFYMIVGLVKPNSGNIYLDDLNITDYPMYKRAQQGIGYLAQEASVFRKLSIEDNILSVLQLTKLSKEEQVAKMESLIAEFSLEHIRTNRGDLLSGGERRRTEIARCLATDPKFILLDEPFAGVDPVAVEDIQRIVAQLKNKNIGILITDHNVQETLAITDKTYLMFEGGILKAGIPEELVEDEMVRRVYLGQNFELRKKKLEF, encoded by the coding sequence ATGAAATTAAGAGCAGAAAATTTAATAAAAACCTACAAAGGCCGTAGTGTTGTAAAAGGGATTTCGGTAGAAGTAAATCAAGGTGAGATCGTAGGGCTTCTAGGTCCTAATGGTGCTGGAAAAACTACTTCTTTTTATATGATTGTAGGTTTGGTAAAACCCAACTCTGGAAATATTTATCTGGATGATTTGAATATTACCGATTATCCAATGTACAAAAGAGCTCAACAAGGAATTGGATATTTGGCACAAGAAGCTTCTGTTTTTAGAAAATTAAGTATTGAAGACAATATTTTGAGCGTATTGCAACTAACCAAACTTTCTAAAGAAGAGCAAGTAGCCAAAATGGAAAGTTTGATTGCAGAATTTAGCTTGGAACACATTCGTACAAATCGTGGAGATTTACTTTCAGGAGGGGAACGTCGACGTACTGAAATTGCCCGTTGTTTAGCCACAGATCCAAAATTTATCTTACTCGATGAGCCTTTTGCAGGAGTTGACCCTGTTGCTGTAGAAGATATTCAGAGAATTGTAGCCCAGTTGAAAAATAAAAACATAGGAATCTTAATAACCGACCACAACGTACAGGAAACGCTGGCTATTACCGACAAAACCTATCTTATGTTTGAAGGAGGTATTCTAAAAGCAGGTATTCCAGAAGAATTGGTTGAAGACGAAATGGTACGCCGTGTTTATCTTGGACAAAATTTCGAATTGAGAAAAAAGAAACTGGAATTTTAA
- the recQ gene encoding DNA helicase RecQ, whose translation MNSNEIDIDKELKKYFGFSKFKGLQENVIKSLLNKQNTFVIMPTGGGKSLCYQLPALVQEGTAIVVSPLIALMKNQVDAIRSLSSENGIAHVLNSSLTKTEITQVKSDITAGITKLLYVAPESLTKEEYVAFLQTVPISFVAIDEAHCISEWGHDFRPEYRNLKNIIKQLGEVPIIGLTATATPKVQEDILKNLEMSNATTFKASFNRANLFYEVRTKTKNIESDIIRFIKQHKGKSGIIYCLSRKKVESIAEVLQVNGISAVPYHAGLDAKTRAKHQDMFLMEDVEVVVATIAFGMGIDKPDVRFVIHHDIPKSLESYYQETGRAGRDGGEGHCLAYYSYKDVEKLEKFLSGKPVAEQEIGFALLQEVVAYAETSMSRRKFLLHYFGEEFDSETGEGADMDDNVRNPKTKVEAKDEVLKLLEVVKKTKHIYKSKEIVFTLIGRVNAVINAHKTDSQSFFGSGSNHDEKFWMALLRQVLVAGLLSKDIETYGIIEITNEGLAFMKNPESFLMSEDHEYNESEDEAIVTAAKSSGTADELLMSMLRELRKKVAKKLGVPPFVVFQDPSLEDMALKYPISQAELINIHGVGEGKAKKYGKEFIELINRYVEENDIIRPDDLVVKSTGVNSVNKLYIIQNIDRKLALTDIASAKGLKMDDLIKEMEQIVYSGTKLNIKYWIDEMLDDDQQEEIHDYFMDSESDNIEKALKEFDGDYDIDELRLMRIKFISEVAN comes from the coding sequence ATGAATTCAAACGAAATTGACATAGACAAAGAATTAAAGAAGTATTTTGGCTTTAGCAAGTTCAAAGGCTTGCAGGAAAATGTTATAAAAAGTTTGCTTAATAAGCAGAATACTTTTGTAATTATGCCTACTGGCGGAGGAAAATCACTCTGTTACCAATTACCAGCTTTAGTTCAAGAAGGAACTGCCATTGTTGTATCTCCTTTAATAGCATTAATGAAGAATCAGGTAGATGCTATTCGAAGCCTTTCTTCCGAAAATGGGATCGCCCATGTTTTAAATTCCTCACTTACCAAAACTGAAATTACACAAGTTAAATCCGATATTACAGCGGGTATAACTAAACTTTTGTATGTAGCTCCAGAATCTTTGACAAAAGAGGAGTATGTTGCCTTTCTGCAGACAGTGCCTATTTCATTTGTTGCAATTGATGAAGCGCATTGCATTTCGGAATGGGGTCATGATTTTAGGCCAGAATACCGTAATTTAAAAAATATCATTAAACAGCTAGGGGAAGTTCCGATTATAGGACTTACCGCTACTGCAACTCCAAAAGTACAAGAGGATATCTTGAAGAATTTGGAGATGTCTAATGCGACAACGTTTAAAGCTTCATTTAATAGAGCCAATTTGTTTTATGAAGTGCGTACGAAGACCAAAAATATTGAATCGGATATCATTCGGTTTATAAAACAGCATAAAGGGAAATCTGGTATTATTTACTGTTTGAGCCGTAAAAAAGTAGAATCAATCGCCGAAGTGTTACAGGTAAACGGAATAAGTGCCGTTCCGTATCATGCAGGTCTGGACGCAAAAACAAGAGCAAAACATCAGGATATGTTTTTGATGGAAGATGTCGAAGTTGTTGTTGCTACAATCGCGTTCGGTATGGGAATTGACAAACCCGATGTGCGTTTTGTAATTCACCATGATATTCCAAAATCATTAGAAAGTTATTATCAGGAAACAGGCCGTGCCGGTAGAGACGGAGGCGAAGGACACTGTCTTGCTTATTACTCTTATAAAGATGTAGAGAAATTAGAAAAATTTCTATCAGGAAAACCGGTTGCTGAGCAAGAAATAGGTTTTGCCTTATTGCAGGAAGTTGTGGCTTATGCCGAAACTTCGATGTCTAGGAGAAAATTTTTACTTCATTATTTTGGTGAAGAATTCGACAGCGAAACAGGTGAAGGGGCAGATATGGATGACAATGTCCGTAATCCAAAAACTAAAGTGGAAGCCAAAGACGAAGTGCTGAAACTATTGGAAGTTGTCAAAAAAACCAAACATATTTATAAATCAAAAGAGATTGTATTTACATTAATTGGCCGTGTAAATGCAGTTATCAATGCGCATAAAACAGATTCTCAGTCCTTTTTTGGTTCAGGATCGAACCATGACGAAAAATTTTGGATGGCATTATTACGGCAAGTTCTTGTTGCAGGTCTGTTATCAAAAGATATTGAAACGTATGGTATTATAGAAATCACAAATGAAGGTTTGGCTTTTATGAAAAACCCAGAATCTTTTTTGATGTCCGAAGATCATGAATACAATGAATCTGAAGATGAAGCTATCGTAACAGCTGCAAAATCGTCAGGAACTGCAGATGAATTACTAATGTCAATGCTGCGTGAATTACGAAAAAAAGTAGCCAAAAAACTTGGAGTCCCTCCGTTTGTAGTTTTTCAGGATCCTTCTTTGGAAGATATGGCTTTAAAATATCCTATTTCTCAAGCAGAGTTGATTAATATTCATGGAGTTGGAGAAGGAAAAGCCAAAAAATACGGTAAAGAATTCATTGAATTAATAAACCGTTATGTAGAAGAAAATGATATTATACGCCCTGATGATTTGGTTGTCAAATCTACCGGGGTTAACTCGGTCAATAAGCTGTATATCATTCAAAATATCGATAGAAAACTGGCTTTAACAGATATCGCTTCCGCAAAAGGGTTAAAAATGGACGATTTGATAAAAGAGATGGAGCAAATCGTTTATTCTGGAACCAAATTGAACATCAAATATTGGATTGACGAAATGCTGGATGACGATCAGCAAGAAGAAATTCATGATTATTTTATGGATTCAGAATCGGATAATATTGAAAAAGCGCTTAAAGAATTTGATGGAGATTATGATATAGATGAATTGCGATTGATGCGGATAAAATTCATTAGCGAAGTGGCTAATTAA
- a CDS encoding NAD(P)/FAD-dependent oxidoreductase: MPQELLLQVSPEIASNESLLKDYLSKQIKISANEMQHVVVLKRSIDARQKAIKINLKVSIYLKGEPFQEQKIELPDYKNVSTAQEVIVVGAGPAGLFAALQLIELGLKPIVVERGKDVRGRRRDLKAINRDHIVDEDSNYCFGEGGAGTYSDGKLYTRSKKRGDVTRILELLVAFGATGDILVDAHPHIGTNKLPQIIQDIREKIIECGGQVLFETRLTDILIKNNEVEGIVIQSGDTILANKLILATGHSARDIFELLDKKKVLIEAKPFALGVRAEHPQSLIDSIQYSCDYRGEHLPPAPYSIVKQVNGRGMYSFCMCPGGVIAPCATSPGEVVTNGWSPSKRDQATANSGIVIELKQEDFKPFAKFGALAGMEFQKSIEQKAWHLAGQTQKVPAQRMVDFTQNKVSSSIPKTSYVPGTTSVEMGQVFPRFLSQILREGFTEFGKSMKGYLTNEAILHAPESRTSSPVRIPRDAVSYEHLQIKGLYPCGEGAGYAGGIISAAIDGEKCALKIAEVLKK; the protein is encoded by the coding sequence ATGCCACAAGAACTCCTATTACAAGTTTCTCCAGAAATTGCCTCCAACGAATCTTTGCTGAAAGATTATTTATCAAAACAAATAAAAATTTCGGCAAATGAGATGCAGCATGTTGTTGTTTTGAAACGCTCTATTGATGCCCGTCAAAAAGCAATCAAAATCAATTTGAAAGTTTCGATTTATTTAAAAGGAGAACCTTTTCAGGAACAAAAAATAGAACTTCCGGATTATAAAAATGTTTCGACAGCTCAAGAAGTAATCGTCGTTGGAGCAGGACCAGCTGGGCTTTTTGCTGCTTTGCAATTAATAGAGTTGGGTTTAAAGCCAATAGTTGTTGAACGCGGAAAAGACGTTCGTGGTCGTCGCCGCGATTTGAAAGCAATAAATAGAGATCATATTGTTGATGAAGATTCTAATTATTGTTTTGGCGAAGGAGGAGCAGGAACTTATTCGGACGGAAAATTATATACTCGTTCCAAAAAACGCGGAGATGTCACTCGAATACTGGAATTATTAGTTGCTTTTGGAGCAACTGGAGATATATTAGTAGATGCTCACCCTCATATTGGAACCAATAAATTACCCCAAATTATACAGGATATTCGAGAGAAAATCATCGAATGTGGAGGTCAGGTTTTGTTTGAAACTCGGTTGACCGATATTTTGATAAAAAATAATGAGGTTGAAGGGATTGTAATCCAAAGCGGTGACACGATTTTGGCCAATAAATTAATTCTTGCAACAGGACATTCGGCTCGGGATATATTTGAATTATTGGACAAAAAGAAAGTGCTTATCGAAGCTAAGCCTTTTGCCTTGGGCGTAAGAGCCGAGCATCCGCAGTCATTAATTGATAGTATTCAATACAGTTGTGATTATCGTGGCGAACATTTGCCACCGGCACCTTATTCTATAGTGAAACAGGTAAATGGTCGTGGAATGTATTCGTTTTGTATGTGTCCGGGAGGTGTAATCGCACCTTGTGCTACTAGTCCGGGAGAAGTAGTTACGAATGGCTGGTCTCCATCTAAACGAGATCAAGCAACAGCTAATTCAGGAATTGTGATCGAATTGAAGCAGGAAGATTTTAAGCCTTTTGCAAAATTTGGAGCTTTAGCAGGAATGGAATTTCAAAAAAGCATTGAACAAAAAGCTTGGCATTTAGCAGGTCAGACCCAAAAAGTTCCAGCACAGCGAATGGTCGATTTTACTCAAAATAAAGTTTCTTCCAGTATTCCAAAAACATCTTATGTGCCTGGAACCACTTCGGTAGAAATGGGACAGGTTTTTCCTAGATTCCTTTCTCAAATTTTGAGAGAAGGATTTACTGAATTTGGTAAATCCATGAAGGGATATTTGACAAACGAAGCTATTTTACATGCGCCAGAATCTAGAACTTCGTCGCCAGTTCGTATTCCTAGAGACGCTGTTTCCTATGAGCATTTACAAATAAAAGGATTGTATCCTTGCGGAGAGGGAGCAGGTTATGCAGGAGGAATTATTTCGGCAGCAATTGATGGTGAAAAATGTGCTTTGAAAATTGCTGAGGTATTGAAAAAATAA
- the tatC gene encoding twin-arginine translocase subunit TatC, giving the protein MAKKNLGEMSFLDHLEELRWLLVRSTTAVIIMAFVTYFISDYLFDTIIFGPTRPTFFTYRYFCELSHQLGFADSICITEMPFIIQNTEMEGQVNIFVWMCILAGFILSFPYILWEVWKFISPALYEKEKKNARVFIFTSSLLFFLGVLFGYYVVIPMSVNFVATFTVSDVVKNQFTLDSYIGMVKTSILASGLFFELPIIIYFLTKLGLVTPEFLRKYWKYAVVIILIVAAIVTPPDVVSQTIVAIPMLLIYEVSILISKIVVLNKKKANV; this is encoded by the coding sequence ATGGCAAAGAAAAATCTGGGCGAGATGTCCTTTTTAGACCATCTGGAAGAATTAAGATGGCTTTTAGTTAGAAGTACAACGGCTGTAATTATTATGGCTTTTGTTACTTATTTTATAAGTGATTACTTGTTTGACACTATTATATTTGGACCAACAAGACCCACCTTTTTTACTTACCGATATTTTTGTGAATTATCACATCAATTGGGTTTTGCAGACAGCATCTGCATAACCGAAATGCCTTTTATCATTCAAAATACTGAAATGGAAGGTCAGGTTAATATTTTTGTATGGATGTGTATTTTGGCTGGATTTATTTTAAGTTTTCCCTATATTTTATGGGAAGTTTGGAAATTTATCAGTCCTGCTTTGTATGAAAAAGAAAAGAAAAATGCTAGAGTATTTATATTTACATCGTCATTACTTTTCTTTTTAGGAGTTTTATTTGGATATTACGTTGTTATTCCGATGTCGGTGAATTTTGTGGCGACTTTTACGGTAAGTGATGTTGTCAAGAATCAATTTACATTAGACTCTTACATCGGCATGGTAAAAACCAGTATTCTGGCCAGTGGATTGTTCTTTGAGTTGCCTATAATTATTTATTTCCTGACAAAATTAGGACTCGTAACCCCAGAATTTCTAAGAAAATATTGGAAATATGCCGTTGTAATAATCTTGATTGTAGCCGCAATTGTAACGCCTCCAGATGTGGTGAGCCAAACTATTGTTGCTATTCCAATGTTGCTTATTTATGAAGTAAGCATATTGATTTCAAAAATTGTAGTATTAAATAAAAAGAAAGCAAATGTCTGA
- a CDS encoding DUF4105 domain-containing protein, which translates to MKTALLKKIFVCILLLSSIYNSFAQNVLLSKNAAISIMTCGTGNELYSLFGHTAIRVHDIENNLDVVYNYGAFDFDTPNFAMQFTKGDLDYFIVNNRYIDFINQYNYEKRDVYEQELNIPLELKQELFENLAQSMLSDERLYQYKFIDNNCTSKVVDVINKTLKTKVITKKVDTDQTYRSILFPYFNNHFYEKLGTSIVFGTKVDQMGTKIFLPFELQKSLKLIRYQNQPLCKENKTILNFEEEAPFSWWNNSYTYLFILGFVTLINKKSIDYIYLSIISSLGLLFVFLGFYSSHQELGYNYNILLFSPFVLIVLYFAKTKNSKWTYKLAVFNILLLIVYCSIMFTKIHLLIVSPILLTNLVVLTRLAIKNKKRIPIII; encoded by the coding sequence ATGAAAACTGCCTTATTAAAAAAAATATTCGTTTGCATTCTTTTATTGAGTTCGATTTATAATTCATTTGCCCAGAATGTTTTATTATCCAAAAACGCTGCTATCAGCATAATGACTTGCGGTACTGGGAATGAACTTTATTCCTTGTTTGGGCACACAGCCATAAGAGTTCATGATATTGAGAACAATCTAGATGTTGTTTATAATTATGGTGCCTTTGATTTTGATACCCCAAATTTTGCAATGCAGTTTACTAAAGGTGATTTAGATTATTTTATAGTAAACAATCGCTATATTGATTTTATTAATCAGTACAATTATGAAAAAAGAGACGTTTACGAACAGGAATTAAACATTCCGTTAGAACTTAAACAAGAATTATTTGAAAATTTAGCCCAGTCCATGTTATCTGATGAACGCTTATATCAGTATAAATTCATTGATAATAATTGTACTTCGAAGGTTGTAGACGTTATCAATAAAACATTAAAAACCAAAGTAATTACCAAAAAAGTAGACACTGACCAAACTTACAGATCTATTTTATTTCCTTATTTTAACAATCATTTTTATGAGAAACTGGGAACAAGTATTGTTTTTGGAACAAAAGTGGATCAAATGGGGACAAAAATATTTTTGCCTTTTGAACTTCAAAAAAGCTTGAAACTCATTCGATATCAAAACCAGCCTTTATGCAAAGAGAACAAAACAATATTAAATTTTGAAGAAGAAGCTCCATTTTCTTGGTGGAATAACAGTTATACTTATCTCTTTATTTTAGGATTTGTAACTCTGATAAACAAGAAAAGTATTGATTATATTTATCTGTCGATAATATCCTCATTAGGTTTATTGTTTGTTTTTTTAGGATTTTATTCCTCCCATCAAGAATTGGGATATAACTACAATATACTATTATTCAGCCCTTTTGTCTTAATTGTATTATATTTTGCTAAAACAAAAAACTCAAAATGGACATACAAATTAGCTGTTTTCAATATCCTGCTACTGATTGTTTATTGCAGTATAATGTTCACAAAAATTCATTTACTCATTGTTTCACCAATATTGTTAACCAATTTAGTTGTTTTAACAAGATTAGCCATTAAAAACAAAAAGCGTATTCCAATAATTATTTAA
- a CDS encoding DUF5808 domain-containing protein — protein sequence MSLNQEPSEETSKRWKNDPNNWIWGIFYYNKEDQRIFPPKKSEEIGSTINFANPKSVLALLGTLAFFGMVVFFILTKK from the coding sequence ATGTCCTTAAACCAAGAACCTTCTGAAGAAACCTCAAAGAGATGGAAAAACGACCCAAACAATTGGATTTGGGGAATTTTTTATTATAACAAAGAAGACCAACGCATTTTTCCTCCTAAGAAAAGTGAAGAAATAGGTAGTACCATAAATTTCGCAAACCCAAAATCGGTATTGGCTTTACTTGGCACTTTGGCTTTTTTTGGAATGGTTGTCTTTTTTATTTTAACCAAAAAGTAA
- a CDS encoding glycoside hydrolase family 25 protein — MKSKNTRTSYNRKTKKKSTVFSTKFFGNLILVFLFFAVLSIAYHYRSSFAHYLGFKSNLNNDTNVFSEARNLKVLEKNNGKVVGIDVSEYQGKVRWSYVDTIEEKYPLHYVFIRATVGNDRVDRQFKRNWLGAKENKMIRGAYHYYRPNENSLEQAELFIKTVKLKKGDLPPVLDIEKLPKEQSIERLKVGLRRWLKAVESHYGVRPIIYTGEKYYDDFLKEEFGDYLFWIANYNFYREEIQDDWLFWQFTEKATVPGIDYNVDVNVYNGDLQQLQYITVE, encoded by the coding sequence ATGAAAAGTAAGAATACAAGAACTTCATATAATCGGAAAACAAAAAAGAAAAGCACTGTTTTTTCCACTAAATTTTTTGGCAATTTAATACTTGTTTTTTTGTTTTTTGCAGTGCTGTCAATTGCTTATCATTATCGTTCCAGTTTTGCTCATTATTTGGGTTTTAAGTCAAATTTAAATAACGATACCAATGTCTTTTCTGAAGCTCGAAATCTAAAGGTTTTAGAAAAAAATAATGGTAAAGTTGTAGGTATAGATGTTTCCGAATATCAGGGAAAAGTCCGCTGGTCGTATGTTGATACTATAGAAGAAAAATATCCCTTGCATTATGTTTTTATTCGTGCCACAGTAGGGAACGATAGAGTAGATCGTCAGTTTAAAAGAAATTGGCTTGGAGCCAAAGAAAATAAAATGATCCGCGGAGCCTATCATTATTATCGTCCAAACGAAAACTCTCTTGAGCAAGCTGAACTTTTTATTAAAACAGTAAAGCTGAAAAAAGGCGATCTGCCACCAGTTTTGGACATTGAGAAACTTCCGAAAGAACAATCTATTGAACGTCTAAAAGTTGGTTTAAGGCGCTGGCTAAAAGCTGTAGAATCGCATTATGGAGTTAGACCAATTATCTACACAGGAGAGAAATACTATGATGATTTCCTGAAAGAAGAATTTGGCGATTATCTTTTTTGGATTGCTAATTATAACTTTTATCGGGAAGAAATTCAAGACGATTGGCTCTTTTGGCAATTTACGGAGAAAGCTACTGTTCCAGGAATCGATTATAATGTAGATGTTAATGTCTATAATGGCGACTTACAGCAGCTGCAATATATTACGGTAGAATAA
- a CDS encoding SIS domain-containing protein, producing MITKENILANAKKTIESESKSIAKLIDFIDDTFAEAVECIYNSKGRLVVTGIGKSAIIAQKMVASFNSTGTPSLFLHASEAIHGDLGMLQKDDVVICISKSGNSPEIKALVPLLTRFGNKLIGMTGNMTSFLAKGSHYVLNTTVDKEACPLNLAPTNSTTAQLVMGDAIVVCLMEMRNFKAEDFAVYHPGGALGKKLLLRVKDMLEHTLKPEVSPDTPVKKAIFEISEKRLGVTAVVENNKVVGIITDGDIRRMLNDRDTIADLTAKDIMTKNPKTVQSTNMVVDAFNIMEDFSITQLIVVDNGEYKGVLHLHDILKEGIV from the coding sequence TTGATTACAAAAGAAAACATATTAGCTAACGCTAAAAAAACAATTGAATCAGAAAGCAAATCTATAGCTAAATTAATTGACTTCATCGACGATACATTTGCGGAAGCGGTAGAATGTATTTACAATTCCAAAGGGAGATTAGTCGTAACTGGGATTGGCAAAAGTGCTATTATCGCTCAAAAAATGGTAGCATCATTCAATTCGACAGGTACTCCTTCCTTATTTTTACATGCCTCAGAAGCCATACACGGCGATTTAGGAATGCTGCAAAAAGACGATGTTGTTATTTGCATATCAAAAAGCGGTAATAGTCCAGAAATCAAAGCATTAGTCCCACTTTTGACCCGTTTTGGCAACAAATTAATTGGCATGACAGGAAATATGACTTCCTTTTTAGCCAAGGGTTCTCATTACGTTTTAAACACAACCGTTGATAAAGAAGCCTGCCCATTGAACCTAGCCCCTACTAATAGCACAACCGCACAATTAGTTATGGGAGATGCTATTGTTGTCTGTTTAATGGAAATGAGAAATTTCAAGGCAGAAGATTTTGCCGTTTATCATCCAGGTGGTGCTTTAGGTAAAAAATTACTGCTTCGCGTAAAAGACATGCTGGAACATACCTTAAAACCTGAAGTAAGCCCTGATACTCCTGTTAAAAAAGCAATTTTTGAAATTTCGGAGAAACGCTTAGGGGTAACAGCCGTTGTAGAAAACAATAAAGTAGTTGGAATAATCACTGACGGAGATATTCGAAGAATGTTAAACGACAGAGATACGATTGCCGATTTGACTGCAAAAGACATTATGACCAAAAATCCAAAAACAGTACAATCAACAAATATGGTTGTAGATGCCTTTAATATAATGGAGGATTTCTCAATCACTCAATTAATCGTTGTTGACAATGGAGAGTACAAAGGAGTATTGCATTTACATGATATTTTAAAAGAAGGGATTGTATAA
- a CDS encoding PorV/PorQ family protein, with protein MNIGVDAGALGMSNAVVASTSDVNSCYWNPAGLMHLEDDQISLMHSNYFANIAKYDYAAYASPIDDRSAWGISLIRFGVDDIMNTTDLIDNEGNIDYNRIKLFSTADYGFTFSYAVKLPVPGFQYGVNAKIIRRIIGDFATSWGFGFDFGLQFEKNDWQFGLMLRDITTTYNVWNINEEAYQKIADAIPGQNQEAPESTEITLPKAQLGAAKKFIFHEDYSLLTTANMNMQFTKTNDLISSSFVSIDPAVGLEFGYTNLAFLRAGIGNFQHVTQLDSSEKIGFQPNIGLGFKYKGIAIDYALTALGNQSTALYSNVFSLKIDLSLFRN; from the coding sequence ATGAATATTGGTGTAGATGCTGGAGCTTTAGGAATGTCAAATGCAGTTGTTGCCTCTACTTCTGATGTTAATTCCTGTTATTGGAATCCAGCTGGACTAATGCATCTGGAAGATGATCAAATCTCTTTAATGCATTCTAATTATTTTGCCAATATTGCTAAATATGACTATGCCGCTTATGCCAGTCCTATTGATGACCGAAGTGCTTGGGGAATTTCATTAATCCGTTTTGGGGTTGATGATATTATGAATACAACTGATTTAATTGATAATGAAGGCAACATCGATTACAATAGAATCAAACTCTTCTCAACAGCCGACTACGGTTTTACTTTTTCCTATGCTGTAAAACTACCTGTTCCAGGCTTTCAATATGGAGTAAATGCTAAAATTATCCGACGAATAATTGGTGACTTTGCAACTTCTTGGGGATTTGGATTTGACTTTGGTTTACAGTTTGAAAAAAATGACTGGCAGTTTGGATTGATGCTTCGGGATATTACAACAACATACAATGTTTGGAATATTAACGAAGAAGCTTATCAGAAAATAGCCGATGCTATTCCTGGCCAGAATCAAGAAGCACCTGAAAGTACAGAGATTACACTTCCTAAAGCGCAACTAGGAGCCGCCAAAAAATTTATTTTTCATGAGGATTACAGTCTTTTGACTACCGCAAATATGAATATGCAATTTACAAAGACTAATGATCTAATTTCAAGCAGTTTTGTTAGTATAGATCCCGCCGTCGGCTTGGAATTTGGTTATACTAATCTTGCCTTTTTGAGAGCTGGCATTGGTAATTTCCAACATGTAACACAATTGGATAGTAGCGAAAAAATAGGGTTCCAGCCCAACATTGGCTTAGGATTTAAATATAAAGGAATTGCTATCGATTATGCATTAACCGCTTTAGGAAATCAAAGCACTGCATTGTATTCAAATGTTTTTTCATTAAAAATTGATTTATCTCTTTTTAGAAACTAA
- a CDS encoding carboxymuconolactone decarboxylase family protein, giving the protein MSDIVQEFNDYRSKMNEKLLADNNKIVKRIFNLDTNAYTPGALDVKTKELLGLVASAVLRCDDCVKYHLETSYKEGITKEEMMEAMGIATLVGGTIVVPHLRRAYEFWEALEETETK; this is encoded by the coding sequence ATGTCTGATATCGTACAAGAATTCAATGACTATCGTTCTAAAATGAACGAAAAATTATTGGCCGACAATAATAAAATCGTAAAACGTATTTTCAATCTTGACACCAATGCTTATACTCCTGGAGCCTTAGATGTAAAAACCAAAGAACTTTTAGGACTGGTAGCCTCGGCTGTTTTACGATGCGATGACTGCGTAAAATACCATTTAGAAACCAGCTATAAAGAAGGAATTACCAAAGAAGAAATGATGGAAGCTATGGGAATTGCAACTCTTGTAGGAGGAACAATTGTCGTACCGCATTTACGCAGGGCTTATGAATTTTGGGAAGCCTTGGAGGAAACAGAAACTAAATAA
- a CDS encoding phosphatidylcholine/phosphatidylserine synthase, with the protein MNIKKHIPNTITLLNLLCGCVALIFVSNDKFEMAFFFVCLGIFLDFFDGFFARLFKVSGPLGLQLDSLADMVTSGVVPGFVMFKMMQSSSIYMSEGYLQFFPYLGFIITLGSCMRLAKFNIDTRQTDSFIGLPTPANALFILSLPLVLEHYSGESLLVLEILTEKWVLLLISLFSAYILNAEISLFSLKIKKFNFRDNALQIVFLIIAVLLLVSLNYLAIPLIIIFYVLLSVINNKFLKK; encoded by the coding sequence ATGAACATCAAAAAACACATTCCAAATACAATTACATTATTAAACCTTTTGTGTGGCTGTGTCGCTCTGATATTTGTAAGTAATGATAAATTTGAAATGGCATTCTTTTTTGTTTGTCTCGGAATTTTTTTAGATTTTTTTGATGGTTTTTTTGCTCGTCTGTTCAAAGTTTCAGGTCCTTTAGGGTTACAATTGGATTCATTGGCCGATATGGTCACTAGTGGTGTCGTTCCTGGATTTGTAATGTTCAAAATGATGCAAAGCAGTTCGATTTATATGAGTGAAGGATATTTGCAGTTTTTTCCATATTTGGGCTTTATCATTACTTTGGGGTCGTGCATGCGTTTGGCAAAATTCAACATTGACACGCGTCAAACAGATTCATTCATAGGACTGCCTACTCCGGCAAATGCTCTTTTTATATTGAGTCTTCCGTTAGTGCTCGAACATTATTCGGGAGAGTCATTACTAGTACTTGAAATTTTGACAGAGAAATGGGTATTATTATTAATATCCTTGTTTAGTGCCTATATCTTAAATGCCGAAATTTCTTTATTTTCTTTAAAAATAAAAAAGTTTAATTTTAGGGATAATGCACTCCAGATAGTGTTTTTAATTATCGCTGTTTTATTATTGGTTTCTCTAAATTATTTAGCAATACCATTAATAATTATCTTCTACGTTTTACTTTCAGTAATTAACAATAAGTTTCTAAAAAAGTAG